aattttaatttgcatttgacTTGCAATTAGGTGCCATTCTGAAAGATAAGCTTTCACCAAGTATAAATCACTTTGGACTCTAAACAATCCTGACCATACGAAGCACAGCGGCATGTGTTCCACAAGAATTTATAGTAAATAAACAGTACAATTGCTTCTGGCTCTAAAATTAATAACTCTATGAAACATTGTTCATGTTACCCATAATTGTTGTTTTTACTGCAACATTATTCAGTAATAATTCTATAATATAGACAGAATCACAGAGTACTTCAGGCTGTAAGACACCTTCAGAAGTCtcctggtccaacctcctgctcaacaCACAGTCAACGCTGAATTAAGACCAGATTCCTCAGATTGGACTAGGGACCCTCTGAAGTTTCTTCCAAACTGAATTTGCCTAGGATCCTATGATTAAATAGCACTGGATTAAGAAGTAAtatgcagaaaatgaaagacaatttTGATGACGATTCTCTACTAACAGTTATCCAATTACATTTTATTCCCTCTTAAAAGTTCTCTTTTAATTTGGCTAGTGCTAATTTTATACTTAgcatgttggaaaaaaaaaaaacaagtgactTGGAAGAGTATGTTACTTTTTTATCTTTGACAACCAACCtgacaatgaaattaaaaattataaaattaaaataatgaagtaaaaaatagtgaaaactataaatataaaatataaaaataatcatattACTCATAATAAATGATATTGCATATACTTAAATAGGTATTGTAATAGTTTTGAAACTTGAACACTGTTATTAATTTTCAGCTGGAAGTCTatcaatgtttcattttctggatgTAATAAATCAAAATCCTTAACTGTACCTGCTAATACGGTGACTACTGCAGAAAAGGCGTTGATCTTTAGCCCATCAATGACAGTACTGTAGTAGCACATTTCTACTGACATAAGAATGGCTCCGGTCAGAAGCAAAATGATGTGTAGAAGCTCTGCTACAATAGACAGCCATAAAACCCCTGGAAAATCAAATCAATAGCACTGATATTATAAGCAGTCATTTAGTATTTTCACCactactttcttcttctttcttcttcttctttctgtcaccatttcttcttcttcaacaTTAAACAAAAGTTCAAAGGCTGTGAGGATGCTATTATAACATCTATAGGAGGACTTCAAGGTCAATGGACACCCTAAATTATAATTCCCTCTACTGATTTGGCCATTTAGTGGAAGACCACTTGCACATTCCTGCTATACACTTAAGAAGCTTAGAGTACAAGGTGGAACAGTATGGTTATATACTCAGTAGCCACCCTAAAATTACCATGAACCAAAGTTAATATAAAAAGAAGAATTACTATCCAATTTTCTAGTTGTTGACATCACAGTTGCTGAGTCCAGAAAGAAGTGTACCAAAACAGAAGACTATGTTACCCAGCTAATAAACTGCAAGGCCACAGACACAGCCTCACCGCCTGAAGGTCTAGTCATTAAATAAAACCTTCCCTGTGGGCTTAGTTTTTCACAAACAGGATCTTGATTTTTTGGACAGAGAAGCCTTGATGAGCCCAGACACGCTCCAGGTTTCACTGAGATTCGTTTCTCTTGTTATCTGCTAATTCATCTCTTTGTGGATATCTGTTAATTACATCTTATGCAAGAAGTTAATCTTCCCATTAAAGTTTCTCAGCCTGCTGTTTTACTATTAGCATGCTGATGTCCCACAGTCAGGAGCAGGAGGTCTTCTTGTGTCCAGATCATAGCAAGAACTGGCCAACAACCTTCCCAAAccttgttaaaaacaaataagtATGTCCTGAGACACCTGGTTGTAGATTCAAATAGTGATTTCATGTGAAGGTATATACTAACAATCATaacttaaaaccagaaacattgcTAAGACATGTAATTGATTACTAAACACTACATATAGCAGTAAACAATGTTTGTGTGGTAAATATCCCCTACTGCAGGCTTTGACAGTGTCTGTGGGACTTCTCTGATTCAAAGGCCATTTAGACATTAAATTCTTGGGCCAGGCTATGTGTAGGTGTTCCTGGGCAAGGTTTATTTCTCCAACAAATCTTTGTCTCAGTaagaaattctgattttgttCAGGAACTTCAGATGTTATGTTGCCCAACAGTATTGGCTGCTCCAGCTACGAGAGCTTGCATCTTAACATTTCTGATAAGTGAGCCATCATTACATATGCACTGCACAACTGTGATAATCCCTGTGTATGATGCCTAGGGATGATAAATTCAGCAGGGTGAGCCTGATGCATCCTGAGTTTTGTGCATGCAGCAGCCATATGCATGGGCAGAACACAAACTTGCTCTTCTCCTCAGCAGGACAACAGTCTGTTTCCACACAGGATTTCACTACCCTGGGATAGCTTCTCAGTAATTATCAGGTACCTAGATGCTGTCTTATGTGTCTTGATCTAACCTGCAGATGCCTGTGGCTTTTGCCGATGCTGTTCACAGAGTTAGTTTCAGCACTATGTCCACCAGTGGTTTCAGGTGTGAGGAGCTCTCAGGGCAGGGCCCATAATCCACCTCTTCTTTCTGAGGACCACGTCTGTGTGACTAAGAACACatctcatttatatttttttctcatgctaTAAAAATCCTGTATTTGTGCACAGTGACAAGCTGCAATAGAGGGAAAGAGGAGTAGCCTTCAGATACTGAGTCTGTCTTCTTCCCCGGAGGGCTGAAAGTACTCCAGTCCAGGTATCCTGGATATGCAACTTCAACCccctggggaagaaggaagactCTTTTTTCTGGATCAGTCACTTGCAAAGTGATTGGTCTAACCACATCAGTAATAGGGTTTACATTGGAGGGGGAGTGCTTAACAGCATCTGCAGGCATGTTTTATAGGAACATGAACCATTCtttggaagaaagagggaaactCTCTGCTTTCAGGAGAATGGAAATGCCTCCTTATAGCTCTGTGTAAGGTACAGGGAGGGGATTCAGACTGTCATCAAGGTTGGTTTGGTCCACAACACGACTCCCCCAAGTCCCCTTAGCATACTGCCTGTCCTTGTTCACACACTGCCTGTCCCTCTGCAGGTCCCTCCCAGGCCGTATGGTGCAAGCCACAAAATTCCTGACTCTGTGAATATGGAGGTATGAGGAGAGAGGGGACAAAAACTTATAAAACTTGACTTCCAGTACCCacatcaaagtaattttaaaaaaaaattttattcaaatGGAATGTTTTCAAAAGACATAGATTCATATTTTAAGTCATATGGACTTCATTTTGAAgttgaaaaagtaaataaaagacaaaaaactgTGTGGGGTTAAAGCAAGCATTTTTTATGTCAAAGTACAGAATATTTGTATTGGTAAATGCGATCAGGAAAGTTTTATTTACACAGACAAAACATGCATATCTACCTCGATCAGCAGCTGGAGTCAGGCTGATGAAGCTTCTACATTtctcacctaaaaaaaaaaatttattttaaaataaaattcaggatTATTTTGTATTCTGTAATGATCTAAAGAAATAGATTaatagaaagcagaaaatgcaaaatctATCATAAAAGTACAAACTGAGATGATCAGGAGAAACTATTTCTGATGTATGTTTGTACACACAGAGTCCCTGGTATATCGACCCACTCCTGGGACTTAGCTAGAGAATCTTTCCAGACTTTTTCAAGGCAGAACCGGAGTCTGGGAGACTTAGAGAAAGGCTATGAATTGATTTCCAAAAGGTTGTAGCTGTGAAAGCCAGAATGGGAAAATGATCAATTCCTTTGAAAGACTGTATATCATCTTCCCTGTGAAGGAAGACCCGCTCTCCTTACAGCAACAAGGCTGCTGCTCACGCAGATTTCTTCTAAGCTTGATTCCAATTTCTTTCTGTAAGCTTTGATTTTCAAACTCATGTGACCTCCTGACCCCCACACAGATGCTGTAAACAAAGCTTTTGGAATtaattctgctctgctctgaaaatacagggtgttttttttttcagctactaACTGCACCAAGTTGGAAAACAAGAACTGCCTTAGCAGATGCACAAATTAAACAACCCTAGTATCCATAGCTATCACCACCTGAAAGATGTCTTTTGGAGATGAATTTTGCTCTGATTTTCAACATTTACTCTCTTAAAATTGCATAACTTATAAGACCTTCTGGTAGAACTAGGCTTTCAGAACAGGTGACTGtgaaaatacttgcattttataGCACAGATGACAGCTGGTTTGATTTCTCTGAAGTTTTGTTCTAGTTGTCATTGATCAGGACAATAACGGGAAAAACTTAGTGTTGATTTGTATTTACAATAAATGCCCTATACCAGCTAAGCAATTCCCTTATACTAAGATGCAAAATTAACTAGAAGCTTTCTTTAATCGCAAGCTAATTTCATTCTACTGACATTTACATACGCAGAGTGAAACTTAATTAAATGCCACTACTCATGACTAGTAAGTCTCCAAATTATGTTTTAGCAGGGTGAAAATAATCTTATTCTGCTTTGATTTATGAAAGGTGAGATCACAGTAAGAAAATAGAAATACCTGTGCTTAAGAGGAAATCCATGAAGTAAGTTAGGTCTCACAGATTTAATTGCtcaaatgatttttaaaacaaaaaaaatcacattgtgcTTTTTACGTTGCCATAGGGGATCATAGGCAATCATTTAAGGCAAATATGTTCCTTTTTGCCTAAGGGactaaaaacatcagaaaattaaaacactttCCTGTTAAAGTAACTTAACTTGCTACTCTGgttagaagaataaaaaaaaaaaaaacttcatctGTACTACAACCTGTCACTCTAAAGTTCTTTGCAGAATTTATTAGGAATTTTTTAAGGAATCAACTAGATAGTATCCTCTAAGATTCCCCTTCCCAGAGAAGAGCAACATTTTAaggacattttttcctttaaaatacatacataatatTGCAGCAAAGAGGAAGGTGACACCAAATAAGTAGGAAGAACTCTGATTATTTTCTTAAGTAAATTTACATGGGTTTACTCACCTTCTTCACTTACAATTTCTTCACAGGAATACCAAATCCCAGCATGAAACTTTCGGTCAATGAACTTGTCATCTCCTGTCTCCCAAATATACTGCACAGCATTGCTGTTGTTGGCATCAGGGCTATTAAAGCGGATGCAGTGATCCCCTTTGCTCTGTCCTGTACAGAAAGGTTTGGCAACTTTTCTCATTCCTTCACACCAGTAACTGCTACTGAACGCTGTAATAGAGAAGACTAAAGAGAGAAAACTAAGAGAAAATGCTGCTGAGGCTCTCTGCCGTCTGTCTTCAACTGGGACTGAAACTGGCATCCTTCAGGATTGCACTATCAATTCTTCTAGAAACAACCTTTTACAAAGCTATGTATATATCCGCCTGGTGAAATACCTGCCTGTATTCACCATCATTCTTCATTCCTCTCAGAAAATTGTACCAGCTTAGTAGTTAAGACAGAAAGCAGGGATATGGACATGACCAGAAATCATGTGGTAGGAGAGATTAAGGATATAAGACAGTGTTGTTTGGCAGTAATGTCTTGTGAAAAAAATATGAGGAGGTGGGACAATAAATTATAGTTTGCCCCATGAGTAAAGATACACAGAACACAGAAGCATTGGAAGTACACCAGTATGCGAtcaaaaaagttttatttatacaAACAAAATATGCATATTTACCTTGAGTAGGCAGAGTCAGACTGATGGAACTTCTCCATTTCTCagctaagaaataaataaaatcttgcGGTTCTGAATGCTCCTGTTATACTGAACACTGATTAAATTGAATACAGTTGTGAATCTTACTATAAAGAAATTCTTAAGGAGATAAAATCAGTTGCTAAGTTAGAGCATTTCACAGCATTACAGCACTTCCCGAGACCACTGGGAAGGTGATTGCACCTGTTTGAAGTTCCACCAGTGACAAATGAAAGTCATAAGTTATATGACACTGCTATTGATGGGCTTCTGGGCACTGTCCAGTCTGCCTCCATGAACACATAATAGAAGTCTTGCCCAGGTTAGGTGAAACAGTAGAGAAAAAGCTGAATTATCCTCATTTGGTCTGTCCATCTGTTCTCTCTgtgaaatggcattttttttccttcatctaaGAAACATTTCCCACCTTGACATGTTATATATATGTTGCTTTTTCTGCCTGTTTGATAATGCAAGTAAGTGATGCAAAGAACCAGAAGGAGCAGGAGTGTTAGTAAACGATTTCTTCATTTTACAACTGTAAGGTCAAAACACATGCCCTAAGGGAGAGTGATACCACAGGACAGACACTGAAGTCACATATATCTCTTTTAATGAAAATCATTCTGATTTTTAAGACAACTCTCTACCCAGAAGATGTCAGGGCTGGAGAAGCATGTGTCTAGAGCAGTCCCAGCGTGAAACTCAAAGAAACAGGATAAATGCCTGCTTTAGACTGCTATGAAGATCTCACCTTGAAGAGCTGGCCAACAACAGAGTGAAAGACCAAGCAGGTATCTGGACTAAAAAGGCAGAGCAAATCTCACAACCTGAAAAGCAGACCGTAGATTGAACCAGAAGTTAATTTTTCCTACAGCTTTGTGTAACTGTATTTTCACAAGGATGTAGCACTCATGAACTCCACTTGAAGCCTCTGTGTATTGACACTGCTTCTGGACAGCGTTACCAACTGCCCAGCAAGTCTGAGAACAGGATCaatgggagggaaagagggaggaaggaaagtcCTTTTAAGGATTAAACACTTATCTGTGTTCCTATTCCCAGGACTAATCTGCTTATGGCTCTCTTCAAACATATTTTGAGGCCTGTGAAACAACCACTGGACTCAAGGCAGTTGAGTTCACTTGGGAGTAACACTGACACCTCTTCAATATGTACAAACTTTACAATTTTATGCCCATTATAAAATTTAACCAGCATAAATGTCATAGCATTGTTGACTTCTTTGACTAAATAGACCCTGTGCTAGACTATGAATCAGTCTCTGGCGACTCCAGAAAAACTCTGTCAATTGATATCTTCTGGTTGACAACTGCAGTCTGAGATTTTTCACTGAGCCCGTTTTCTGCTTATGCTCTATCAATGCTGGTACCTCAAAATTTtaaatcaatttgccatgtaagAATGCTCTATATAATAGGAGAAACGTATTGCATGAGCATTTATTGCTTAGATCTGTCatactgtgaaaaaaagaaagaaaataaagaggagCAAATAGATTAGCTGCACCTTCCTTCAAAGTGATTTTTGCTGGAGTAAAGTTGAGAGTGAATGAGGGTGGGCAGCTGTGGCTAGCGTTCAGCATTATGACCTTCCTGATTTACGTTGTTCTAGTAAAAACTCTGAATAGTAACTCAGAAATTCAAACTTCAGCTCTGCATTCTGTCTTTACCACCTAGTGCCACAATTTATTAGTGTAATTACATATAGGGATACTTTGATGTGGGTCTCCTGCACTAACCTAGTCCTGGGTAGTATTAACTCCCTCTGAGAGGGACCACAGAGCTTGTTCAAGTATAAACTtcagatgatttttaaaagtgagcAGATAAAAACTAACAACTTGTAGAagtcaaaaactgaaaacagagccTCAGCTGCTGGGTGCTAGCTATCAGTGGAGAAGATGAGAGGACTTGCATGCAAATGAGCAATAGTGAGGATGTGCTTCAGGAGACTCTGTGGATCTGTTCATCTAGGGTCTAGGCAGACCTCAGGGTTTCTTGAGCACTAGGACGTTTCTTATTGTGATCTTAGAACAGCTCCAATGCTAGAGCACTATTCAGGTCTCCTGGTTTTAACCTGCTACAGGGCTGATCTTACTCATGTGACCATTAGAAAATGTGCTTTTATCCCTTGCAGCAATACACAGAGGAGTAGCTGCTACGGAGGCTTTGAAGTGCCTCTCCCTGGTCCCCAGAGTTGCCCTTAGGTGTGGCAGGGAGGAATATGTATACTGACACATCCACCCAGGAGCCACAGTAGTGCAGAGCAGCCAGTGCCCTTACTGCCAGGCCTCTAGAGTGAGCTAGATGCATTTCCACCCTGAAATACTTGTCCCCAGAGCACTTCCATACCCCATGCCCCAGTGCTCTTTTTTTACCACATCCAAATATTTTCTATCATGCCCTTCCACCTCCTGGATTCCTCCAGAAGAAAGTTTTGGCACATGTGTAGAGAGGGAGTCAGGTCACACTGCTGTCACAACTGTCAGGGTTGATGGGGTGGGCTGCAGGGTGTATCTGTCACACAGTTTGGGTTTAGCCTACGTCTGGCACTGAAAACTGGGCTAGTGCTGTCCTCCACAGTCCTAGTGTTGCAACTCTGCCTGttctccagctcagctgctcgGGACACCCATGAGTTCTGGGAAGGGCCATCCTCTCATACAAATAGCTGCAAGTTTCATTTCTCTTGGAAATGGAGGAGGCAACATCTTCTTGACTCTCCATATTGCCAACTCAAAGCATGATAATCATAAGCTAAAATTATTGTATTATAAATGGTTTTATTCCCTGAGTCTGTATAACACATaaatttattaatgttttcagGCTTTCCTCTGCAACTAGAAAAGTTGCAAacaattttttgaaaattaaagctgaaattcATTGGCAGTTCCTCCAACCTCACAGCTGAAGCTGTGAAAAAAACACGGAATGTCACAAGAATTGTAGTAAAACTTTAACTGTTAGTAACATAATTTTTTGTACATTTAGATTCTCCCTGATCCTGCACTGACTGTGCATATTTGACAAAATATGATCAGAAAGGATAAAAACAGTTATTACTGGGCTGCTTCCTAACAGCAAGCTTTCTACACAAAGTTTTTCTGTGTTCTAGGGCATCTTTTAATGGTTTCATGAGGTGTGTATAAatctatatatgtatttatggaGCTGGATTGCATTCTTGCAAAACCACTGGCAAAATTCCCATGGAGTTTCAATGGAACAGGATCAGCCCTTTAATGTTTTAATAGTTTTCTGACTTCCTATTGGCTAAAGGACAAGCTACAGTAAGCAGACTTTTTGTGAAGTTTAGAGAAAATTCTCTCTGCCTTtaatcagaaaaaacaaaacatagttGGAGTCCAGCAAGCCTAGACACTTTAGTAGACTTCCTTACTTATTTGTGAGAAGATTCATGAAACAGTTTGCACTCATAAAAGAcgacatttttactttttttttcacaggacAGGGTGATATAATTGATCTATAGTAGAGTGAAAGGGCAGCATATTGGGGACAAATTTATTAGAATGGACATGCTGACACTTTTTGGTCTCTGTTCCAGCATGGGACTCTGGTCCAGAATATCTCCTGCACCTGCCAGCTCTGTCATTATATTGTTTCTAGTGAAACAGGTAAGCTAATTCAATAATTACTAATGGACAGTACAAAAGTGGATTCCTATCACATAAAGTTTTAACCTTCACAAACAACatgtttgtttcaaaaatatttctgacataACAATttatgtttattaaaaattagACTGAGAAGCTATAGAATTTTGTATTAGAACTCACTCTGACTAGGTAATTTATTACAATTTTCTTCTATTAATATTTGTTCATACAGTGAATAAATTGTGCTTACATCCGTTTATGCAATCTCTTTTTATACCAATATTGATGAGTActgaattatatttatttttcagttttcctacCAGATATCAATACTATTACAAATCATGTCTATTTTCTTCTGGGTTTCCCCTGTTCTAAAAccagctttgctttgtttctagCACTATCTTTTAGCCTTTGACTTGTACAAGGGGTGAGCATTAAATCTCACATTTGTGAAATCTGGTGTTATTAGTTTAATTCTGCACCTCAGCTTCTTACAGAAGCGACTTCTACTTTTATTTCTTGTAGAGATCTACTAaactattcacttttttttttttaaatctataaaaaAGATCTGAAAGCTTACTTCTTTGTctatattttcatataatttgGAAGAGTTTTAGGTATTTAATGACAAAATATCTCAGTGTAATTCACTTCAAGGAAATTTTCACTTatgtttttaatcattattatttattaatatcaaccttgattttgataaacttaaaaaaaaccctaagataTAGTAAATTTCAATTCATCTGAATAAAATTCATATATAGGTTTAGGGTACATTTCTATGAAATAAGTGTACATGAGAATAAGTGTAATTGACAGGCTTACTTTAAACTGAAAGTAATAAGGTATTTCTATCCACTTGTCCTCCATTTAGCTGGGTTACTAAGGAAGTGGGTTTGCATGTGTATGTGCTGTAGAGACTGTAATTGTGTTCCTAgcttttttaagaagaaaaagttaCCAGGAGACAcatattctgttttttttaatagaaaatattccTAATGCTTTTGTATAATTCAAATTTAGAGCTTCTCTTGCATAAATGAATATAGAACTGAAAAAACTCTC
This window of the Calonectris borealis chromosome 20, bCalBor7.hap1.2, whole genome shotgun sequence genome carries:
- the GSG1L2 gene encoding germ cell-specific gene 1-like protein 2, producing the protein MPVSVPVEDRRQRASAAFSLSFLSLVFSITAFSSSYWCEGMRKVAKPFCTGQSKGDHCIRFNSPDANNSNAVQYIWETGDDKFIDRKFHAGIWYSCEEIVSEEGEKCRSFISLTPAADRGVLWLSIVAELLHIILLLTGAILMSVEMCYYSTVIDGLKINAFSAVVTVLAGLLGMVAHMMYTTVFQMTVNLGPEDWRPHTWDYGWSYCLAWASFACCMAAAVTTINKYTKTILEFKHKRKTLERSLKVKYKFPDHTAPEKACNLYVNSFHNSTEDPAHPIKGLHHLATISVL